The Canis lupus dingo isolate Sandy chromosome 26, ASM325472v2, whole genome shotgun sequence genome has a segment encoding these proteins:
- the ASPHD2 gene encoding aspartate beta-hydroxylase domain-containing protein 2 has protein sequence MVWVLLGPPRSDCLPLLRTPNSNSLKMSLEWLVAWSWSLDGLRDCIATGIQSVRDCDTTAVVTVACLLVLFVWYCYHVGREQPRPYASVNALMQGADANGLQNGFVYCQSPECVRCAHNEGLNQKLYHNLQEYAKRYSWSGMGRIHKGIREQGRYLNSRPSIQKPEVFFLPDLPTTPYFSRDAQKHDVELLERNFQTILCEFETLYKAFSNCSLPQGWKMNSTPSGEWVTFYLVNQGVCVPRNCRKCPRTYRLLGSLRTCIGNNVFGNACISVLSPGTVITEHYGPTNIRIRCHLGLKTPGGCELVVGGEPQCWAEGRCLLFDDSFLHTAFHEGSAEDGPRVVFMVDLWHPNVAAAERQALDFIFAPGR, from the exons ATGGTGTGGGTGCTCTTGGGACCCCCAAGGAGTGACTGTCTGCCCTTGCTTCGCACCCCCAACAGCAACTCCCTCAAGATGTCGCTTGAGTGGCTGGTGGCCTGGAGCTGGTCGCTGGACGGCCTGAGGGACTGCATCGCCACGGGCATCCAGTCGGTGCGGGACTGTGACACCACCGCTGTGGTCACCGTGGCCTGCCTGCTGGTCCTGTTCGTGTGGTACTGCTACCACGTGGGCCGGGAGCAGCCCCGGCCCTACGCGTCCGTCAACGCCCTGATGCAGGGTGCAGACGCCAACGGGCTGCAGAACGGGTTCGTATACTGCCAGTCCCCCGAGTGCGTGCGCTGTGCCCACAACGAGGGCCTCAACCAGAAGCTCTACCACAACCTGCAGGAGTACGCCAAGCGGTACTCCTGGTCCGGCATGGGCCGCATCCACAAGGGCATCCGCGAGCAGGGCCGCTACCTCAACAGCCGGCCCTCCATCCAGAAGCCCGAGGTCTTCTTCCTGCCTGACCTCCCCACCACGCCCTACTTCTCCCGAGATGCCCAGAAGCATGACGTGGAACTGCTGGAACGGAACTTCCAGACCATCCTGTGCGAGTTTGAGACCCTCTACAAAGCGTTCTCAAACTGCAGCCTCCCGCAAGGATGGAAAATGAACAGCACCCCCAGTGGGGAGTGGGTCACCTTTTACTTGGTCAATCAGGGGGTTTGCGTTCCCAGGAACTGCAGGAAGTGCCCACGGACGTACCGCTTGCTTGGAAGCCTTCGGACCTGTATTGGGAACAATGTTTTTGGGAACGCATGCATCTCCGTGCTGAGCCCTGGGACTGTGATAACGGAGCACTACGGGCCCACCAACATCCGCATCCGATGCCATTTAG GTCTCAAAACTCCAGGTGGCTGCGAGCTGGTGGTAGGGGGAGAGCCCCAGTGTTGGGCAGAAGGACGCTGCCTCCTCTTTGATGACTCTTTCCTGCACACTGCATTCCATGAAG gttccGCAGAGGATGGCCCACGGGTGGTTTTCATGGTGGATTTGTGGCATCCCAATGTGGCAGCAGCCGAACGCCAGGCCCTGGATTTCATCTTTGCTCCGGGACGATGA